A window of the Flavobacterium sangjuense genome harbors these coding sequences:
- a CDS encoding L-threonylcarbamoyladenylate synthase — MDINSEVHKAFEVIQNGGIILYPTDTVWGIGCDATNAEAVKKIYALKQREESKSMIVLMNGEKMMYNVFKEIPETAWQIMDLSEKPTTLILDNPRNVAANIIADDKTLGVRLVKEPFCFKLMERMKKPLVSTSANISGNFTPKSFKEISPEIIKGVDYVVNLHHEKICDKPSTIIKLSLDNQVKIIRK; from the coding sequence ATGGATATAAATTCAGAAGTACACAAAGCATTCGAAGTCATCCAAAATGGTGGCATCATCCTCTATCCTACTGATACCGTTTGGGGAATTGGCTGTGATGCGACGAATGCTGAAGCAGTAAAAAAAATCTACGCTTTAAAACAACGCGAAGAATCTAAAAGCATGATTGTTTTGATGAATGGCGAAAAAATGATGTACAATGTTTTCAAGGAAATTCCCGAAACTGCCTGGCAAATCATGGATTTATCGGAGAAACCAACGACTTTGATTTTGGATAATCCACGAAATGTAGCAGCGAATATTATTGCGGATGACAAAACGCTCGGTGTTCGATTGGTGAAAGAACCGTTTTGTTTTAAACTGATGGAACGCATGAAAAAACCTTTGGTTTCGACTTCGGCAAATATCTCCGGGAATTTTACACCAAAATCTTTCAAAGAAATTAGTCCCGAAATTATAAAAGGTGTTGACTATGTAGTAAATTTGCACCACGAAAAAATTTGCGATAAACCGTCAACGATTATAAAGCTTTCGCTGGACAATCAGGTGAAAATTATTCGCAAGTAA
- a CDS encoding LTA synthase family protein has product MELNIKDLFNVFLMGFRFDCTAIAYFLMIPLLFLLVFSPFNKFKIITVTRKIHQVLFVVLSTLICVVTINYFKEYGDQFNHFLFLALYDDKKAVLNTILVDFHPILNSLIIILTIILGIYIFNYFEKKERIYGLLSKINFKKSNYVIVIIFLFLFVSGIRGSFSSIPALRQYSGVSHDNFLNKTIVNPFRSLRYAIKDFNRLNKVGNKNPYMDDKLFKATFPQDKVTDVVRKTAQGPTIEKPKQIFLIVMESYDSWPLMDKYRPFHFSDNLTAIAKNGTHFSHFLPSGNTTIDSFGAIMTNVPNCGINLSHIGMAGEPFETSIFTQFKKLGYETNFYYGGFLSWENIGDLSKYYGVDRIISGVDGGGETDKGGWGIEDEKLFNLVMKNTDKNKYSLNIILTTSYHAPYTVDLEAKGFPYKSTDDFPAAMKKYYDGAMNLKELGHLWYGDKALGDFVRKAEKEFTGSIFNFTGDHFGRKFINSKPNLYEKSSVAYIMYGKSIPKSLNLTPGSHIDIMPTLIEMIAPKGFEYYSFGESMFTKGKNEGIAFGKMIEGNDLYYFPKDANIEKIDLNTFKEINLKKSNLELKHNKLMALAWYYTMKGNDLKAKKKTVKH; this is encoded by the coding sequence ATGGAATTGAATATCAAAGACTTATTTAATGTTTTTTTAATGGGATTTCGGTTTGATTGTACAGCAATTGCCTACTTCTTAATGATTCCGCTTTTGTTTCTTCTGGTTTTTTCTCCTTTTAATAAATTCAAAATAATTACTGTCACAAGAAAAATTCATCAGGTTCTTTTTGTGGTACTTTCGACCTTGATTTGTGTGGTTACCATTAACTATTTCAAAGAATATGGTGATCAATTTAATCACTTTCTTTTCTTAGCATTGTATGACGATAAAAAAGCTGTTTTAAATACAATTCTAGTTGATTTTCACCCAATTTTAAATAGTTTGATTATCATTCTGACCATTATTTTAGGCATTTATATTTTCAACTATTTTGAAAAAAAAGAACGTATTTATGGTTTATTATCCAAAATCAACTTCAAAAAAAGCAACTACGTAATCGTTATTATTTTCCTTTTTTTGTTTGTCTCAGGAATCCGCGGTTCTTTTTCTTCAATACCGGCACTAAGACAATACTCTGGCGTTTCTCATGATAATTTTTTAAATAAAACTATCGTCAATCCGTTTAGGTCATTACGATATGCCATCAAGGATTTTAACCGACTGAATAAAGTAGGCAACAAAAATCCATACATGGATGACAAACTTTTTAAAGCAACTTTTCCGCAGGATAAAGTTACTGACGTTGTCCGAAAAACTGCTCAGGGCCCAACAATCGAAAAACCAAAACAGATATTCCTTATCGTGATGGAAAGTTACGATTCGTGGCCATTGATGGATAAATACCGACCATTTCACTTTTCGGATAATCTGACAGCCATTGCCAAAAACGGAACACATTTCAGCCACTTTTTACCATCCGGAAATACGACTATTGATTCCTTTGGAGCCATAATGACCAACGTGCCAAATTGTGGTATTAACCTAAGTCATATCGGAATGGCTGGAGAACCTTTTGAAACATCGATTTTTACACAGTTTAAAAAATTGGGCTACGAAACCAACTTCTATTACGGTGGATTTTTGTCATGGGAAAACATAGGCGATTTATCCAAATATTATGGCGTTGACCGAATTATTTCCGGTGTTGATGGTGGTGGAGAAACGGATAAAGGCGGTTGGGGAATTGAAGATGAAAAACTCTTCAACTTAGTAATGAAAAATACGGATAAAAATAAATATTCGCTAAATATCATACTGACGACAAGCTATCACGCACCATATACCGTTGATTTGGAAGCCAAAGGTTTTCCCTATAAATCGACTGATGATTTTCCGGCTGCGATGAAAAAATATTATGACGGAGCGATGAATCTGAAGGAATTAGGACATCTTTGGTATGGAGACAAAGCACTTGGCGATTTTGTTAGAAAAGCCGAAAAAGAATTTACAGGTTCTATATTCAATTTTACCGGTGATCATTTTGGGAGGAAGTTCATCAACAGCAAACCAAACCTTTACGAGAAATCATCGGTTGCTTATATCATGTACGGAAAATCAATTCCGAAATCACTCAATTTGACTCCAGGAAGCCATATTGATATTATGCCGACACTTATTGAAATGATTGCGCCAAAAGGTTTTGAGTATTATAGTTTTGGTGAATCGATGTTTACCAAAGGGAAAAACGAAGGCATCGCTTTTGGCAAAATGATTGAAGGCAATGATTTGTATTATTTCCCAAAAGATGCCAACATCGAAAAAATTGATTTAAACACGTTCAAAGAAATCAATCTAAAGAAAAGCAATTTGGAGCTAAAACACAACAAACTAATGGCTTTGGCGTGGTATTATACGATGAAAGGCAATGATTTAAAAGCGAAAAAAAAGACTGTAAAGCATTAA
- a CDS encoding glycosyltransferase family 2 protein yields the protein MKLSIIISTYNSEEWLHKVLLGYTIQTENDFEIIVADDGSTNKTKAVVEGFASKFKNPIIHVWHEDNGFRKCKILNQAILKSNSDYLLFTDGDCIPRKDFVATHLKSKEAGYFLSGGYFKLPMFISKAISDSDILDQKCFQIPWLKKQGLKINFKWTKLSNNAYFAAFMNWLTPTKRSWNGHNSSGFKSDILAINGFNELLDYGGEDREMGERLFNNGLLSKQIRYSAICVHLDHPRSYVNEEKIEINNAVRRFNKKNNIIWIETGIEKHK from the coding sequence ATGAAATTGTCAATAATTATTTCCACATATAATTCAGAAGAATGGTTGCACAAAGTGTTGCTAGGTTATACTATTCAGACAGAAAATGATTTTGAGATTATTGTGGCAGATGATGGCTCAACCAATAAAACCAAAGCCGTTGTTGAAGGTTTTGCAAGTAAATTTAAGAATCCCATCATACACGTTTGGCATGAAGACAATGGTTTTAGAAAGTGTAAAATTCTGAATCAGGCCATCCTAAAATCCAATTCCGATTACCTTTTGTTTACCGATGGTGATTGCATTCCCAGAAAAGATTTTGTGGCAACTCATTTGAAATCAAAAGAAGCAGGCTATTTTCTTTCGGGTGGTTATTTTAAGCTTCCTATGTTTATTTCAAAAGCCATTTCGGATTCGGATATTCTTGACCAGAAATGTTTCCAAATTCCATGGTTGAAAAAACAAGGCTTAAAGATTAATTTTAAATGGACAAAGCTGAGTAACAATGCCTATTTTGCGGCATTTATGAATTGGCTGACACCAACAAAACGTTCCTGGAACGGTCATAATTCTTCCGGATTTAAATCGGATATTTTAGCAATCAATGGGTTTAATGAACTACTCGATTATGGAGGAGAAGACAGGGAAATGGGAGAGCGATTGTTCAACAATGGTTTGCTGTCAAAACAAATTCGGTATTCTGCTATTTGTGTGCATTTGGATCATCCGAGAAGTTATGTCAATGAAGAAAAAATTGAAATTAATAATGCCGTTAGAAGATTCAATAAAAAGAATAATATAATCTGGATTGAAACTGGAATCGAGAAACACAAATAA
- a CDS encoding glycosyltransferase family 2 protein, whose amino-acid sequence MTLSVIFSTYNSEEWLEKVILGFSVQTFRDFEIIIADDGSRAATKELIDRLRAEISIPIIHVWQEDKGFQKSQILNKAILAATSDYLIFTDGDCIPRKDFVEVHHNYREEGYFLSGGYFKLPMSISKAITKEDILQQNCFNLNWLRSQGLKSSFKNVKFIASGFLSKVLNSVTPTNASWNGHNSSGWKKDLMEVNGFNQEMQYGGQDRELGERLFNKGLKSKQIRYSAICVHLDHKRGYVNEETWKKNKGIRETTKKEKVIWTTHGIKKSN is encoded by the coding sequence ATGACACTATCTGTTATTTTTAGCACGTATAATTCAGAGGAATGGCTCGAAAAAGTAATTCTTGGGTTTAGCGTACAAACTTTTAGAGATTTTGAGATTATCATAGCCGATGATGGTTCGAGAGCGGCTACCAAAGAATTAATTGATAGATTACGTGCTGAGATATCCATTCCAATAATCCATGTTTGGCAGGAAGACAAGGGTTTTCAAAAATCTCAAATCCTCAACAAAGCAATACTTGCCGCCACTTCCGATTATTTAATTTTCACTGATGGCGATTGCATTCCGAGAAAGGATTTTGTTGAAGTTCATCACAATTACAGAGAAGAAGGTTATTTCCTTTCGGGAGGTTATTTTAAACTACCTATGTCTATCTCTAAGGCAATTACCAAAGAAGATATTCTCCAGCAAAATTGTTTCAACCTCAATTGGCTTAGGTCTCAAGGGCTGAAAAGTAGTTTTAAGAATGTAAAGTTTATCGCTTCCGGATTTTTGAGCAAAGTCCTCAATTCTGTAACACCAACGAATGCTTCCTGGAATGGTCACAATTCTTCAGGATGGAAAAAAGATTTGATGGAAGTCAACGGTTTCAATCAGGAAATGCAATATGGCGGTCAGGATCGGGAACTTGGAGAGCGATTATTTAATAAAGGACTCAAGTCAAAGCAAATTCGATACTCAGCTATTTGTGTTCATTTAGACCATAAACGAGGTTATGTAAACGAGGAAACCTGGAAGAAAAACAAGGGAATACGGGAAACGACGAAGAAGGAAAAGGTAATTTGGACAACTCACGGAATTAAAAAAAGCAATTAG
- a CDS encoding polysaccharide pyruvyl transferase family protein, which produces MAKKNRILITNAYAVNNGDMALVVALLQALKNKGYDVSIATFHYKFLKSKYPQLPLLRELLDYKLPINATFFKRFFLKLNYLVNNKYKDFEVYIGSPGGYMNSYYGLKKCLLPLVAAKKSNKKTAVYSQSIGPLNQRDTNLLSEYGKSIDMFLVRDDYSKTCAETALPSSKILQTKDAAFLLKPRKSTAKDSKLVAISVRSWKHDNRNMNLYYEMMQAISERVLENGFDVEFISTCQGVENYVDDSKTASIIKELIIKKNESYQNRVNVDSQFYSYFELVDILNSRYTFVVGTRLHMCILSLINGTPAFNISYEIKGKYCYEYLGYQDYSVDFNETMEEVSRKFDFFLNNVNDLKNSVYETVLPVHEESIESLNVFLEKMEMN; this is translated from the coding sequence ATGGCAAAAAAGAATAGAATTTTAATAACAAATGCATATGCTGTCAACAATGGAGACATGGCTTTGGTAGTTGCATTGCTTCAGGCTCTCAAAAATAAAGGTTACGATGTGTCGATAGCAACATTTCATTATAAATTTTTGAAAAGCAAATACCCACAACTTCCATTGTTAAGAGAATTGTTGGATTATAAGCTTCCGATTAATGCTACTTTCTTTAAAAGATTTTTTCTAAAATTGAATTATTTAGTAAACAATAAGTACAAAGATTTTGAAGTTTATATTGGAAGTCCGGGCGGCTATATGAATTCGTATTATGGATTAAAAAAATGTTTATTACCATTAGTAGCAGCAAAAAAAAGCAATAAAAAAACGGCGGTATATTCCCAATCAATTGGACCTTTAAACCAACGTGATACCAATCTTTTATCTGAATATGGAAAGTCGATAGATATGTTTTTGGTTAGAGATGACTATTCTAAAACATGTGCAGAAACAGCATTGCCAAGTTCTAAAATTTTACAGACAAAAGATGCCGCTTTTCTTTTAAAGCCAAGAAAGTCAACAGCTAAAGATTCAAAATTAGTTGCCATTTCAGTGCGTTCATGGAAACATGACAACAGAAACATGAACCTCTATTATGAGATGATGCAGGCAATTAGTGAAAGAGTTTTGGAAAATGGATTTGATGTGGAATTCATTTCTACCTGTCAAGGTGTTGAGAATTATGTCGATGACTCAAAAACGGCTTCAATAATAAAAGAATTGATTATTAAAAAGAATGAAAGTTATCAAAATAGGGTAAATGTTGATTCTCAGTTTTACAGCTATTTTGAGTTGGTGGATATTCTCAATTCAAGATACACTTTTGTTGTTGGAACCCGATTACACATGTGTATACTTTCTCTTATTAACGGTACACCGGCATTTAATATTAGTTATGAAATAAAAGGGAAGTACTGTTACGAATATTTAGGTTATCAGGATTACTCTGTGGATTTTAATGAGACAATGGAAGAAGTGTCAAGGAAATTTGATTTCTTTTTAAATAATGTCAACGATTTGAAGAACTCTGTTTACGAAACTGTTTTGCCGGTACATGAGGAAAGTATCGAGTCGTTAAATGTTTTTTTAGAGAAAATGGAAATGAATTAA
- a CDS encoding glycosyltransferase family 4 protein, producing MRICITRSSRNAYSETFIRDQIAEFSKLAEVYTIYSGRLPEKKENGALLNSKLFWLLHKIVKGFVGRNNYFGNYGVKKYLIDNKIDLVLANYGMPASHLMPVCKSLNIPLLVIFHGHDATDIKLINEYRSKYKKLFDYASYILPVSQDMKIGLIALGANPDKIRVIPCGVNSAKFKPEESNTERKNFIAVGRFTEKKGPLHTINAFYKVLQKFPDTKLVMVGGKSDLFEKCEKLVNELHINDSVIFTGIQNSEEVANLMKTSLAFVQHSITAPNGDMEGTPVGILEASASGLPVVSTLHGGIKEAVIHGQTGFLVPEKDENAMADFMIQLLENPEKAKEMGVKGRNHIIENYLQENQIKKIYELAKEAISS from the coding sequence ATGCGTATTTGTATCACCCGTTCGAGTCGGAATGCTTACTCCGAAACTTTTATTCGGGACCAAATTGCTGAATTTTCAAAACTGGCAGAGGTTTATACCATTTATAGTGGACGACTTCCTGAGAAAAAGGAAAATGGCGCTTTATTAAACTCAAAACTTTTTTGGCTGCTTCATAAAATCGTAAAAGGATTTGTTGGAAGGAATAATTACTTTGGGAATTACGGCGTAAAAAAATACCTTATTGATAATAAAATTGACCTTGTTTTGGCAAATTACGGAATGCCGGCTTCACATCTTATGCCTGTTTGCAAAAGCCTGAACATTCCTTTACTGGTGATTTTCCACGGACATGATGCCACAGATATAAAGCTGATAAACGAATACCGTAGCAAATACAAAAAGCTTTTTGATTACGCTTCTTACATTCTTCCGGTTTCACAAGACATGAAAATTGGGTTGATAGCGTTAGGCGCAAATCCGGATAAAATAAGGGTAATTCCGTGTGGTGTGAATTCGGCTAAATTTAAACCTGAAGAAAGCAATACAGAGAGAAAGAACTTTATCGCAGTTGGACGTTTTACCGAAAAGAAAGGGCCGTTGCATACTATAAATGCATTCTATAAAGTGCTGCAAAAGTTTCCGGACACCAAATTAGTCATGGTTGGCGGAAAATCAGACCTTTTTGAAAAGTGCGAAAAACTGGTAAACGAATTGCATATAAATGATTCCGTAATTTTTACGGGAATACAGAATTCAGAGGAAGTAGCCAATTTAATGAAAACTTCTCTGGCTTTTGTTCAGCATTCCATCACCGCACCAAACGGAGATATGGAAGGAACTCCGGTAGGTATTTTAGAAGCAAGTGCATCAGGACTTCCTGTTGTTAGTACGTTACACGGTGGTATAAAAGAAGCTGTCATTCATGGTCAAACAGGCTTTTTGGTTCCTGAAAAAGATGAAAACGCCATGGCGGATTTTATGATTCAACTTTTGGAAAATCCCGAAAAGGCAAAAGAAATGGGAGTAAAAGGACGAAATCATATCATCGAAAATTATCTTCAGGAGAATCAAATAAAAAAAATCTATGAACTCGCTAAAGAAGCAATAAGTTCATAG
- a CDS encoding 2,3,4,5-tetrahydropyridine-2,6-dicarboxylate N-succinyltransferase, with product MNNLQSIIEKAWDNRELLKDETTLKTIREVIALLDSGTLRVAEPTANGWQVNEWVKKAVVMYFPIQKMETWEAGIFEYHDKMLLKTGYAEKGIRVVPPATARYGAYISKGVILMPSYVNIGAYVDEGTMVDTWATVGSCAQIGKDVHLSGGVGIGGVLEPLQAAPVIIEDGAFIGSRCIVVEGVRVEKEAVLGANVCLTASTKIIDVTGSEPKEYKGFVPARSVVIPGSYTKKFAAGDFQVPCALIIGTRKPSTDLKTSLNNALREYDVAV from the coding sequence ATGAACAACTTACAATCCATTATTGAAAAAGCTTGGGATAACCGAGAATTATTAAAAGACGAAACTACCTTAAAAACCATCCGGGAAGTCATTGCATTACTTGATTCAGGCACTTTGCGTGTTGCTGAACCAACTGCTAACGGTTGGCAGGTAAACGAATGGGTAAAAAAAGCGGTAGTGATGTATTTCCCAATTCAGAAAATGGAAACCTGGGAAGCCGGAATTTTTGAATACCATGATAAAATGTTGCTAAAAACAGGTTATGCCGAAAAAGGAATCCGTGTGGTTCCACCAGCAACCGCAAGATATGGCGCTTACATTTCTAAAGGTGTGATTTTGATGCCAAGTTATGTGAATATTGGTGCTTATGTTGACGAAGGAACTATGGTTGATACATGGGCAACCGTTGGAAGTTGTGCCCAAATTGGTAAAGATGTGCATCTTTCAGGCGGTGTTGGAATTGGTGGTGTTTTAGAGCCATTACAAGCTGCTCCCGTTATTATCGAGGATGGCGCTTTTATTGGTTCACGTTGTATCGTTGTTGAAGGTGTTCGTGTTGAAAAAGAAGCGGTTCTTGGTGCTAATGTCTGTCTGACTGCCTCAACAAAAATCATTGATGTTACAGGAAGTGAACCTAAAGAATATAAAGGATTTGTGCCAGCTCGTTCTGTTGTAATTCCGGGAAGTTATACTAAGAAATTTGCAGCCGGCGATTTTCAGGTGCCTTGCGCTTTGATTATCGGAACCAGAAAACCATCTACCGATTTGAAAACATCGCTTAACAATGCGTTGAGAGAATATGATGTAGCAGTATAA
- a CDS encoding copper resistance protein NlpE N-terminal domain-containing protein codes for MKKTILLLLITMAFVSCQKQTARDKKPDAAISFKNSSDYIGVYKGILPCADCQGLNTEIAINENGTFCIKTKYEGKGDKVFELKGNFTWNKAGNMIILSTIKNAPNKYLVGKNTLTQLDISGRKITGNLAEEYILSKQPTDTNSIETVQENTHATVNLNNKMEATTVIKKVNPAIGRFTLAETKWRLVSLNKTRVIQKGNKTYFLKMNSKDARFSAFAGCNSIAGNYVMPSSNKLDFSEVIMTRMACPDMTLEDNFGAMLVKVTSYKLDKETLTFFGEGKITLAKFEAIK; via the coding sequence ATGAAAAAAACTATTTTACTGCTTCTGATAACAATGGCATTTGTAAGTTGTCAAAAACAAACAGCCAGAGATAAAAAACCGGATGCTGCTATTTCGTTTAAGAATTCTTCAGATTATATTGGAGTTTACAAAGGAATTTTACCTTGTGCCGATTGTCAGGGTTTAAATACTGAAATTGCCATCAATGAAAATGGAACTTTTTGTATTAAAACAAAATACGAAGGAAAAGGCGATAAAGTATTTGAGTTAAAAGGGAATTTCACATGGAATAAAGCAGGGAATATGATTATTTTAAGCACTATAAAAAATGCGCCGAATAAATATTTAGTGGGTAAAAATACGTTGACACAGCTCGACATATCGGGTAGAAAAATCACCGGCAATTTGGCTGAAGAGTACATATTATCAAAACAACCAACTGATACAAATTCTATCGAAACAGTTCAGGAAAATACTCATGCAACGGTTAATTTGAATAACAAAATGGAAGCTACAACAGTCATTAAAAAAGTAAACCCTGCAATTGGCAGATTTACTTTGGCGGAAACCAAATGGCGATTAGTTTCATTAAATAAAACGAGAGTAATCCAAAAGGGAAATAAAACATACTTCCTGAAAATGAATTCCAAAGATGCCCGATTTAGCGCGTTTGCAGGTTGTAACAGCATTGCAGGAAATTATGTTATGCCGTCATCTAATAAACTCGATTTTTCAGAAGTAATAATGACCAGAATGGCATGCCCTGATATGACATTAGAAGATAATTTTGGGGCAATGCTGGTAAAGGTAACAAGCTATAAATTAGATAAGGAAACTTTGACGTTCTTTGGTGAAGGAAAAATAACTTTAGCTAAATTTGAAGCGATTAAATAA
- the ruvX gene encoding Holliday junction resolvase RuvX: MSRILAIDYGIKRTGIAVTDELQIIASGLTTIPSETAIAFLTTYFSKENVSKVLIGEPRQMNGEPSESTPVIEKFVAAFKIAFPEMKIERVDERFTSKMAFQTMIDSGLKKKQRQNKGLVDEIAATILLQDYLTRKMI; the protein is encoded by the coding sequence ATGTCAAGAATTCTCGCCATCGATTATGGAATCAAACGCACCGGAATTGCTGTCACCGACGAGTTACAAATCATTGCTTCCGGACTGACAACGATTCCATCGGAAACGGCGATTGCTTTTTTGACAACTTATTTTTCAAAAGAGAACGTTTCCAAAGTACTTATTGGCGAACCAAGACAAATGAATGGCGAACCATCGGAAAGTACGCCAGTTATAGAAAAATTTGTTGCTGCTTTTAAAATCGCTTTTCCCGAAATGAAAATTGAGCGCGTAGACGAACGCTTTACTTCCAAAATGGCGTTTCAAACGATGATTGATAGTGGACTGAAAAAGAAGCAGCGTCAAAATAAAGGTTTGGTTGACGAAATTGCAGCAACGATTTTACTTCAAGATTATCTGACACGAAAAATGATTTAA
- the def gene encoding peptide deformylase produces the protein MIIPIYGYGEPVLRQVGEEISPDYPNLSGIIDNMYDTMYNAFGVGLAAPQVGLPIRLFIIDTEPFSDSNDLTNEEQLQLKNFKRTFINAKMILEDGEEWGFNEGCLSIPDVREDVYRNERITIEYSEADFVRKTEVFDGLIARVIQHEYDHIEGVLFTDKISTLKKTLIKKKLQNIMDGKAFPDYRMKFANKKGR, from the coding sequence ATGATTATTCCTATTTACGGTTATGGTGAGCCGGTTTTGCGACAAGTTGGAGAAGAAATTTCTCCTGACTATCCTAATCTTTCGGGCATTATTGACAATATGTATGACACTATGTACAATGCTTTTGGTGTTGGATTAGCCGCGCCACAGGTTGGTTTGCCTATTCGTTTGTTTATAATTGATACTGAACCTTTTAGTGATAGCAATGATTTGACAAATGAAGAGCAGCTGCAATTAAAAAACTTTAAAAGAACTTTTATCAATGCCAAAATGATTCTGGAAGATGGCGAAGAATGGGGATTTAATGAAGGCTGCTTAAGTATTCCCGATGTTCGTGAAGATGTGTATCGCAACGAAAGAATAACCATCGAATACAGTGAAGCCGATTTTGTCAGAAAGACTGAAGTCTTTGATGGCTTGATTGCCCGTGTTATCCAACATGAATATGATCATATCGAAGGAGTTTTGTTTACCGATAAAATTTCGACCCTGAAAAAAACATTGATTAAAAAGAAGTTGCAGAACATCATGGATGGCAAAGCTTTCCCTGATTACAGAATGAAATTTGCCAATAAAAAAGGAAGATAG
- a CDS encoding DUF5606 family protein — translation MNVEKILAIAGKPGLFELKLQTRSGFLAESLLDGKKITVGLRSNVSLLSEISMYTYSEEKPLVEIMRAIAIKENEGPTAVSHKDDNAKLIAYFQEILPDYDEDRVYASDIKKVLNWYNILQAKGMVSKEEPKVENAEAIKEEVVEEVKAEKAAKPKTKK, via the coding sequence ATGAACGTAGAAAAAATATTAGCCATTGCGGGAAAACCAGGATTGTTTGAATTGAAATTGCAAACCCGTTCGGGCTTTTTAGCAGAATCATTACTAGACGGAAAGAAGATCACAGTTGGATTGAGAAGTAATGTTAGTTTGCTTTCGGAAATATCAATGTACACTTATTCAGAAGAAAAGCCTTTGGTTGAAATTATGAGAGCTATTGCTATCAAAGAAAATGAAGGGCCAACAGCGGTTTCACATAAAGATGACAATGCTAAATTGATCGCTTATTTTCAAGAGATTTTACCAGATTATGACGAAGACAGAGTTTATGCTTCTGATATCAAAAAAGTATTGAACTGGTACAATATTCTTCAGGCAAAGGGAATGGTTTCAAAAGAAGAACCAAAAGTAGAGAACGCTGAAGCAATAAAAGAAGAAGTGGTGGAAGAGGTTAAAGCTGAAAAAGCGGCAAAGCCGAAAACCAAAAAATAG
- the mazG gene encoding nucleoside triphosphate pyrophosphohydrolase, with translation MNTRQQQLEAFNRLLDIMDDLREKCPWDKKQTLESLRHLTIEETYELGDAILNNDLPEIKKELGDLLLHIVFYAKIGSETNDFDMADVCNDICDKLIHRHPHIYGDVIVADEEEVKQNWEKLKLKEGKKSVLEGVPKSLPALVKASRIQDKVKGVGFDWEEPHQVWDKVQEELQELQEEVKVGNQDKIEAEFGDVLFSMINYARFLKVNPEDALERTNKKFMKRFMYLESKASELGKPLMDMTLAEMDVFWNEAKKL, from the coding sequence ATGAATACACGTCAACAGCAACTAGAAGCATTCAACAGATTACTTGACATCATGGACGATTTGCGTGAAAAATGTCCGTGGGATAAAAAGCAAACGCTCGAAAGCCTCCGTCATCTTACCATTGAAGAAACCTATGAATTGGGCGATGCAATTTTGAATAATGATTTACCCGAAATCAAAAAGGAGTTAGGCGACTTGCTGCTGCACATTGTTTTTTATGCTAAAATTGGTAGCGAAACCAATGACTTTGATATGGCTGATGTCTGCAATGATATTTGTGACAAATTAATCCATCGTCATCCGCATATTTATGGCGATGTTATCGTTGCCGATGAAGAAGAAGTAAAACAAAACTGGGAAAAACTCAAACTAAAAGAAGGCAAAAAATCAGTATTAGAAGGTGTTCCAAAGAGTTTACCGGCTTTGGTAAAAGCAAGCCGAATTCAGGATAAAGTAAAAGGAGTTGGCTTCGATTGGGAAGAACCACATCAGGTTTGGGACAAAGTGCAGGAAGAATTACAGGAATTGCAGGAAGAAGTCAAAGTTGGAAATCAGGACAAAATAGAAGCAGAGTTTGGTGATGTATTATTCTCAATGATTAATTACGCCCGATTTCTAAAAGTAAATCCAGAAGATGCCTTGGAACGTACCAATAAAAAATTCATGAAGCGATTTATGTATCTCGAAAGCAAAGCCAGCGAACTCGGAAAACCATTAATGGATATGACTTTAGCAGAGATGGACGTTTTCTGGAATGAAGCTAAAAAGCTTTAG